The sequence TCGGGGGAGACTTCAGCGACGAGCAGATGGAGCGAATTGGTACCGACGTCAATGGCGGCGAGGTTTTTCTTCTGATTCTTCATCTTCGAGTACTGCGAGAATACCCTGTTTTAATGCACGGTTGGTGTCTTCGAAGCTTTTCGCGGCATCGATCACCTGGAAATTGAACTCGTTGGTCATCTTGTCGAACTCTTTCAGGATCAGCTTCTGGTACTCGACAAAACTGTCATAGAAATCGTCTCCGAGGCGCATGTCCATTCCCGACTCCCAGTAATCGAGCCCTTCGCCGGACTGTTCTTCCCAGTACCGCTTGTGCAGCGTGTGGCTGTTGATCACGCGCGGGATCAGGTCCTCGAGGGTGATGCGCATGTAAAAAACGGCGTCCGGCTCGACGGCAAAACCGAAGACCTTTCTGATCCACTGACGGTCCCCGCCCCGCACGGACGACCGGGCGAACGCGGTGTGGATGTACCGGTCCGCGAGCACGACGAATCCCGCCCGCAGCGCCGGAATGACCTCGTGCTCGAGCCTGTCCGCAAAATCGGCGGCATACAACAGGCTGAAGGTATCAAAGTTCAACGTGTGCCCCGACTTCGCTTCGTTGATCGCTTTTTCCATCAACGGAGAGCGGGTCCAGCCTGTCGTCGTCACGCCGTAGCCTTTCACCTCGAGCCATTTTTTCAACTCCTCGAGCTGCGTCGAGCGTCCGACGCCGTCGGTCCCTTCGATCACGATCAGCTTGCCGCTCAGGTCGCTCACGTCGACATACGGAAGCCCGATGCCGTAAAATGTTTTTTTCTTATGCGACATAGACGTTCTCCTTCTTCTGGAGGAACGGGGTCGGCTTGTAATCTTTCAGGCGCTCGCGGACGATGTCGCGCACAATCGACTGCTGCTTCTGGATCGAGTCCGTCGCATCGATCACCGTCAATCCGTACTCCGCCGAAATTTTGTCGTATTCCTCGAGGATCTTCGACTGGAACAGCCGGAAGCTTTCGCGGGGATCGTCGCTCAGTCCGAGGTCCATCCCGGCTTCATGGAATTTCAGTTCGATCCTTCCGTTCAGGATCCGCTTGAGCGAGACCTCGATCGGCACTTTGAAATAGAACTGGATGTCCGGCTTGACGGCGAAGCCGTAGAGATTCCGGACCCATTCGGGATGGACGCCCCGGACGACGTCGCGGGCGAACGCGGTATACACGTACCGGTCGGCGCAGACGATCATTCCCGCTTTCAACGGCGGGATGATAAGGTGCGCAAGGCGGTCGGCAAAATCCGTGGCGTGCAGAATGCTGAACGTCGTCGGCGTGAGGAGATTCTTCTTCTTCCCGCGCTTGATCGTCTCGTTGACGAGCGCGGAAGAATTCCATTCCGTGAAGAACACCCTGTATTTGGAGTTGAGCAGCCATTTCTGCAGAAGCTGCAGCTGGGTCGATTTCCCCGACCCGTCGATCCCTTCCACGATGATCAGGATGCCGGGGTACGGACGGGGTTGGTCAAAAAGTCGCGCCATGCGTTTGTCCTATGGTTTTATTTGAGGTCACGAAGTTGTTTCGGCTGCAAATGCCAGCGGAGCGTTCCCGCGCTGCGCGGCGGCATGCCGGAGACCTCGATACAACAGAGGGCCCCTTTCTTGAATTCAATGATGGAATGCTCGGAGCCGAGAAGGGCCGATGCAAGAAACCCGAGGTCGGGTTCATGTCCCACGAGCATCACGTCTTCCAGGTTCTTGTACTTTGCGAGGTAGAGCATCAGCTTTTTTGCGGAGCTTCCCGGCAGCAGTTCTCTGCACACTTCGACTTTGTGGTCGGCTCCCAAAGCGTCGGCAGCGATCTTGGCGGTGTCGTGCGCGCGAATGAGCGGGCTCGTCAGGATGAGGTCGATCTTGCCGATGACCGCCGCGATCCCTTTTGCCCCCTTCCGCATCTTCTCCTTGCCGTCGTCCGTCAACGGCCTGTCGTCATCCGGAAAGCTTGCGGTGCCTCGCTGGACGGCGATGCCGTGCCTCAGAATATAAATAAACAAATGCTCTCTCCGGTTAAAATTGAAGGATACCTCTTCTCACGGCTTGTTCATCGATTGGATGATGCGCAGCCTAAAATTTTCCGTTTCCCATCCGGCGATCATCGCGCAGGCATCGGCGAACATCGTATCACGGCGATGCTGTTCCGCGCGGATCAGGTCGACCAGGGCTTTCGTGCGTATCCTGTCGTCCGGGTTCGGCGTTGCGCGGTTGAACGCCCGGATCTCTTTCAGCTGTGTGCCAAGCGCCGGAATGTTCACGTCGCAGTCATGCACCTGTCCCATCACATCGAGAAGCTGCTTGACGGTCTTCAGGCAGAGCGAAAATTCAGCATCAAATGCATCCTCGAAAAACTCCATCGCGTACCGGAGGACCTTTCCCGCATTCCGCATCTTATGCAGGTCGTCCTTGAGCCTCGGGTGGGCGACCACGCGGTTCCTGTACGAGAAGAACTCGTCGAACAGGGACGGCACCAGCACACGTGCGTTCTCGCGAAAAGTCTTGTTCGGTTTCACACCGGCGGACGCTGCCATGACGCTTCACAATGAAGACTTCACAAACGCGGCAAACGAATCCGCGAAATTCATCCTTCTGAGATATTTCATCTCCCGCAGAAGCGCTCTGCGGTCGGCGAGCCGGGCTGTGGTCTCCCGGGCGATCAGAAGGTCGATCACTTTGCGGTCGGTGGCGGCAAGAGTATTTTTGTACGCAGAAAGCGATTCCAGGAAAACGTCTCGCTCGCGCACGGCGCCGAGGGCGCGGATGAGAGCCTGAAGCCGCGCGTCGTGTTTCTTCAGCTTCTTCCTGGAAAAACAATCCCGAAAAATCCGGAGCACCGCCCTCAGCCTGCGCGCCGACACGCGCATGTCGTGCAGCGCTTCGGGGTCGTCTCCCCGCATCGTCGCCGGCTCGTGCGAAAAGGTCTCCTGGATCCGCGTCAGCGCGATCTTCTGCAGGCACTGCTTGAGACTTTCGTCAGGGTTGAGATCGACAATTTTCCAAGGTTTTGCCATAAGCGCCGCTTTAATTTTGTCAAAGCAAATCAAATGTGCAAGTGACGTTCCCCCCTTCAATGATAAGAAATTGTTAAGTTTTCATTCGCGACGCCTGAATTAGGACGTTTAAGGAGGTGCAGAGCTGCAAGGGATCATTTGAAAAAAAACGGAAAGAGGCATGCGGGGGGAAAACGATCAGATCTTGAGAAGGAAGCTGAACGATGTCCCTTTTCCAACCACACTGCGCACTTCAACCTTGCTGCCGTGCGCCTCAACGATGTGCTTGACGATCGCAAGGCCCAGCCCCGTGCCGCCGACCTCGCGCGACCTGTCCTTGTCGATCCTGTAAAACCGTTCGAAGATCCGCGTGAGATGTTCTTCGCCGATGCCCGCTCCGGTATCCGAAACGACGATCCGCACTTTGTTCTCCTCGGGCTCTGTGGAAACGAGCACATCTCCCCCTTCCCTGTTGTACTTGATCGCATTGTCGATCAGGTTGCTCAGCACGCCCCGGAGCCGTTCCTTGTCGCCGAAGACTTCGACCTCGTCTCCGGTCTCCGCCGAAAGCCGGAGCGTGACGCGGCGCTGTGCCGCCGCCCGCTGAAAATCGTTGACCACAAGCTCGAGAAATTCATTGACGCGGAAGTACCTGAAGCTCATCTTCATTTCCCCCGATTCGATCCTCGAGATGTCGATGAGGTCGTTCAAGAGGGCGTTGAGCCGCGCCGCATGGGCCGAAGCCTTTTCGATGAAAAGCCGGTTCACCGCCGGGTCGTCGACCGCGCCGTTGAGAAGGGTTTCCAGATATCCCTGAAGGGTGAAGATCGGCGTGCGGAGCTCGTGCGAGACGTTGCCGAGGAACTCGCTCCGCGCCCGCTGCAGTTTTTTCAATTCGACAATATCGGCTTTCAGCTTGTCGACAAGCTCGTTCACCGCGCGGGCGACGTGGCCGATCTCATCGTTGGTGGTCGTCTCGATGTGCTTTTCCAGGTCGCCGAGGCGGATCTTCTCGACGTTCTCCGCGATCGCGACCATCGGACGCGAAATTCTCCGGGAGACATACATGCTCACGCCGACCACGAGCGTCAGCGTGATGAGCCCCGCCCACAAGATCTTCCAGCGGATATCCCGGACGTTCTCCTTCATCTCTTCCATGTGGGCGCTCACGCGAATGAAACGAATGCTGTCCATCGCCGGGGAAGGGACGGAGTCGCGGTATTGTTTTGCGACGTACAGGAAATCTCTGCCGACCGTGGCGCTGCGCCGGATGTTCGTCCCGATCGGCTTCGCGATCGCTTCCTGAATTTCAGGCCTGAGGAGATGATTCTCGACGGCGGAGAGTTTATCGAACGGAACGTCGGAATCGGCGACGACCGTCCCGTCGGCGGAGACAAGCGTGACCCTGGCGCCGAGCACGTCGGCCAATTGCTGGATCGAGGCGGCGCGCCCGCGGTCGTTCCCAAACTGCCTGTCCATCAAAAGATGATGCACGATATCAGCCTGCTGCTCGAGCTGATGGACCAGCCGGTCCTCGAACAGCGATTCTATTTCGAGGCTGGTGATGACACCGACCGCGACAATGATGACGACGGCGAGCGCTAAATAGGTAAGCGTTATTTTGGTCTGGATGTGGATCATCGTCATGCTTTGAAGCGGTACCCGACCCCCTTGACGGTCTCGATCATGTCTGCGTACTTACCGAGCTTTTCCCTGATCTTTCTGATGTGGACATCGACCGTCCTGTCCACCACGAACACTCCTTCTCCCCACACAGCATTGAGAAGAACGTCCCTCGAGATGACCCTTCCCCGGTGGCGGACAAGGTACACGAGCGTTTCAAATTCCTTTTTGGGGAAGACGAGCCCCTTTGCACCGAGCGTCACCGTATAATTCGGCACGTTGATCTCAAGGTCGTCGATGCGGAGAAGGTTCGACGCTTCCGACGCCGCGTCGTCCTTCGCGTCTCGCCGGATGGCGGTGCGCACCCGAGCAATGAGCTTCTTAATGCTAATCGGTTTGACGATATAATCCTCGGCGCCCAGCTCGAGCCCGATCACTTCGTCGACCTCCGAGCCCTTTGCCGTGAGGAAAACGACCGGGATCGATTTCGTCCGCTCGACGCGCTTCAGTTCACGGAGAACGTCGAGACCGTTCATCTCCGTCATCATGATGTCGAGGAGGATCAGATCCACATGTTTCTTGACCTGCTCGAGCGCCTGCTTGCCGTTCCGCGCGGTGAGGACTTTGTACCCCTCTTTCTCGAGGTTGTACTGGAGCATCTCAACAATGTCTTTTTCGTCGTCGACAACAAGAATGGTCTTTTGCATTGGCCGGTTTCAAGTTTTATCGTGAAAGGGAATAAGGGTCGAACACTGCGATCCCGTTGAACTGCTGGTAGGTCCGGAGTTTTTCCACCGGAGCCATGTTTTCGATGAGCGGGTTCGGGCGCTCGTTGTTGTACCGGTAGAGGTACCGCGCCGCCTCCTGCTGCAGTTCGTCGGGCGCTGAGAACGGCCTCGTCGTGTACGGTTCGACCTCGTCGAACCGCCTGACGCGTTCCATAAACCTGTTCACGGCGAGCTTCTTTTTGGACGGGACCTCGTGCTTGATGCCGAGCCGCCGCAGGTTCATCGTGAACGCATGCGTCCGTGACCGCGGCTTTGAAACGCTCGCAAACACGCTGTCGAGCGGCGTTTGAATATAACGAATTAAAAACGGAAAATGCATCAGGCTGAACTGGATAAAGTCGAGCGCCGACAGGGTCGAATGACGGCCGTAGATCTTTGTGATGCGCAGACGGGAACATTCGTCGATGGCGCTGTACTGGACGTACTGCTGTTCCCCCTCCCCCTTGGCGATGAACTTGAACATCAGGATGACGCGGTCGCCGGGAAGGAGCGCATCGTTCGGGCGGAGTTTCCGGCGATGCGACTTCTTCTGCTTCATGTCGACGCCGGACTTCTTCAGCAGCTTCCAGATCGCGCTCTCCGACAGCTCGATGTCGTACCAGATCGAGAGATACAGCTTCAGACGTTTTTGACCGAAACCGGTCTTTTCGCGCAGCTCGCGCAGCCGCTGCACGATCGGCGGCGGCGTCGCCCGCGGGCTGTGGTGCGGACGCCTCGAGCGGTCGCCCAGGCTGAGCGCGTCGTTCGACGATCTCTTGTACCGCTTCAGCCATTTATAGAACGTCTTTCGGCTGATGGAATATTTCTGGCAGATCGAAGGAACGCTTTTCTTCTCTTCGAATTCCCTCATCCATTCCATTCGCCTGGCGGCTGCGGCGTCACTCATAACCGATTCATTGGACAGCATGGCTTTCGATTCCTCGAAAAGATCCCCCTCACGAAGCTTTCTTCACCTTTTCAAAACGTTGAACTACCCGCGTCTCCCCCCCCGTGACGAGGGCAACGACCACCACATCCCCGTCGGATTTCAAAAGCGATTCCTTTGCCCGAGCGATCGCCTCCGCTTCCGTCCCCTCGACCGTGTCGTGGGCGACAGTCTTGGGGACCTCCAGATATTTGTAGACCGAAACTCTGTACGTCATACGCCTCCTTGTGAAATGATATTGAACTCTTTCATGCTTTGATTGGTTCCACGGCTTCCCACAAAAGCTCGGCGACATCCTTCACCTGGACCCGGTCGCCTGCTTCTTTCGCTTTGACGCCGTCCGACATCATCGTCATGCAGAATGGACAGGCGGTGCCGATGGCCCCTGCGTGCGTCGAGAGCGCCTCTTCCGTCCTTTCTATATTGATGCGCTTCCCTTCCTTTTCTTCCATCCACATCCTCCCTCCCCCGGCTCCGCAGCAGAGGCCCCTGTCCTTCGACCTCGGCATCTCGACAAGCGAGGTCCGGGGGATGGCGCGCAGCAGCGAGCGGGGGGAATCGACGACGCCGTTGTACCGGGCGAGATAGCATGAATCGTGGAACGTTATTGCCCCGGTCTGGGAGCGCGAGGGCGCAATTTTTCCCGACTGTACCAAATTCAGAAGAAAATCGGTGTGGTGAACGACCTCATAGGTGCCGCCAAACTGCGGATACTCATTCTTGAGCGAGTGAAAGCAGTGGGGGCAGGTCGTGACGATCTTCTTGACCCCGTACCCATTCAACGTTGCGACGTTCTCGGTCATCAACGACTGAGCCAGGTATTCGTTTCCCATCCTTCGCGCGGCATCTCCGTTGCATTTTTCTTCAACGCCGAGGATGGCAAATTTCACTCCGGCATGCTTCATCAATTTTGCAAAAGACTGCGTTACTTTTCTGTACCGTGCGTCAAACGCTCCCGCGCAGCCGACCCAAAAGAGTACGTCGGCGCCGCCGCCGTCGGACGTGCGCGGAATCTCCAACCCCTCAGCCCAGTCGGCGCGGGAAGAATGGCTGAATCCCCACGGAGTGAAATTCCGCTCCAGGTTGTCGAAGGTCGCGCGGAGCTCGGCAGGGAACCGCGATTCATTCAGCACCAGGCCGCGCCGGAGATCGACGATCTCGTCGACGTGCTCGATCGTCACCGGACATTCGTTGACACACGCCATGCAGGTCGTGCATGCCCAGATTTCATCTTCGGAGATGTACGTATCGACGAGCGTGCGTGCCATGACGTCGCTGTTCTCCTCTCCGGCCGCAGCGAGAGGGGCTTTTTCCATTGTACGCCGCCGCGTATCGACAATGATCTTGCGCGGGGAAAGTTTCTTGCCGGTAAGGTTTGCGGGGCACACCGAATCGCAGCGGCCGCATTCGGTGCACGTGTAGCCGTCGAGCAACTGTTTCCATGTCAGGTCGTCGACGTCGGCTGCGCCGAATTTCACGGCGGACTCGTCCGCAAGGTCGATCGGCTTCAACGCTCCGCGCGCCTTCAAACTGGAAAAATACACGTTGGGAATCGACGTCAGCACGTGAAGATGCTTTGAGTACGGAAGGTAATTGAGGAACCCGAGAACCAGCACGATGTGCATCCACCAGAAGATCCTGCTCCACACCGACGACGCAGCGTCCCCCGAAAAGAGACCGGCGAGGGATGACGACAACGGATAGTTCAATCCTGCGCTGTACTCGCCCAGCGAAATGCGCGATGCGTTCTGGAGGAGAAGCGATGAGACGATCAGAAGGATCCAAACGAGGATCACCGCCGCATCGGCATTCCCATGCGCATCAACCTGGAGGCGTTTCACCTTGGAGACGAACCTTCTCCACAACGCGACCGCGACCGAGACAATGACGAGAAGGCAAAAGATTTCCTGGGTGAAAGTGAGGAGTGAATATATTCCGCCCAGAAACCGCAGCGAAAAGTGTCCCGCGATCCCTTCGCCGATCGATTCAACCACCGCGGCGATGAGGGCGAGGAATCCCCAAAAAATCGCGACATGCAGCAATCCCGCCAGCGGTTCTCGAAGGATCTTGGATTGCAGCAGAGCGACCTTGACGACGTTCCTCAGACGAACGAACGGACGGTCGAACCGGTCTTCCGGCTTTCCGGTCTGGAGATATGCAAGGAGCCGCCGGACGCTGGTCCCAAAAAAAAGGAACGACGCAACAAGGAGCGCGGTAAAAAGGATGTTTGACAGTCCCATAAATTTTATCCGAAAGACGGTGAAGACCTAGAGCGTCAGCGCTCCTTCGAGGACGGTGACGCCGCTGCCGACGATCGCGACAGATTTCGGTTTGCCCCCTTCGACCCGGACCTCCACCTTCACGCGCCCCGCCCTGCCGATGATATCCCCTTGCTCGCCGATCATCTCGATCGCGCCGTCCGATTTTCCGACGAGCCCCTGCTCGACCATGTACACGCCGAGCGGTCCGTTCGCCGAACCTGTGACCGGGTCCTCGTCGATGCCGTCGTTCGGCGCAAAGAAGCGGGAGTGAAACGTCGAAGCCCTGTCAATGGTCTCCGTCGAGAAGACGCACAAGCCCAGGATTTTTTTCCTCGCAAGCATTTTTTTCATCAGCTGGAAATCGGGGCGCAGATCGTAAAGGTCGGAAAGACGCCGGACGGGGATATACGCGTTGACGCTGACAACGCAGGGGAGACGTTTATCGAAGCCCGCCTCGTCCATCCCCAGCGACGCTTTGAAATCGGTCTTCAAGTGCTGGTTCTTATTGAAGTGCGGCATCGGGAGCGAAAACTTCACCGTCGCCTTCCCTTTTTCCTTCACCACAAGGATGTCGAGAATACCGGAAGCCGTCTCCAGGCGAAACGGATACGATCCGTTCTTTTGCATGCCGAGAGAATGTTCTTCGGCAAGAGCATGGAAGCTTGCGATCGTCGCATGGCCGCACAGGGCGACTTCGTTCGAGGGGGTGAACCAGCGGATGCGGACATCGGCGTTTTTTGTCGACGGCGAAAGGACAAACGCCGTTTCCGACAGGTTCATTTCCCTGGCGACGTCCTGCATTTGTTTCTCGGTGAGGCCGTCCCCCGAGAGGACGACCGCGGCCGGGTTTCCCGCAAAGGGCTTGGCGGTGAAGGCGTCGATATGTTTGACGGTCAGCGATTTCATGCGTCAGCGGTTCACGAGCGGGACAGCAACAAGCGTTTTCTTTTCCTTGATATAGTACATCATCGTATCGTCAACGAAAAAGGAGTCGGGGACGGCTCCCGGCGTCGAAGAATTTACAACATCGGCGTAGACCTGTTTCCCGTTCGCCTCGTCCACGATGCACAATTTGTTTTCCAGCAGGTCCACATTTTTTTCTTCGTCGTGCGACAGCGTTGCATGGTAGTTGAACACCAGTTTTCCCCCCGTCCGCACGTACTCCACCGGTCCATGGATGGCGCTCCTTCCGCAAAAACGTTCAACAAGAGGTGCAACGATCGGAAATTCCGGAGTGTCTTCGGTCAGGAATTCGGGAAAGAGAAAATTTTCGCGTCCGCGGTATCTGTTCTTCGTCTCCGGAAGTTCGACGGGGGGCTCGCTGAACTCCTGGATGAACTCCCCCGTCGCCGCATCGAGTTCGTAGAACAACCGTTTCTCAAAAAAATCCCGGTAGGCAAATACACGGCCGGGCGATGCGGAATAAAAAGCAAAATCGTTGTTCCGCCATAACTCTTTGCCGGTACCAAGGTCGACGGCGATTATTTTTCCATGCTCGGGCATGTCGGGCTTCCTGAAGCCGTGAAGAAAAACTTTATCGTGAACGATCCCCTCGATGCCGATCCACCACGGCTCGCCGAACGACGCGCTTTTCCAGAGGACGTCTCCGTTCGCGGCGTTCAGGCAGAAGAACGATGCCTGTTTTGCATCCGTGTCCCTCTCTTCTCCGACGATGAAATTTGTTTCAGAAAAAAGAAGCCGCCACAGAACGCCGGCAGTGGAGTACGACCATAACGGTTTGAGATGCCTCTGTTGAAAGAGGGAAGAAATATCCATTTACCAATGAGTGTCGATAAAGACGATGGTGTGGCCAAAATAGCTCATTTTCCCGAGAGTTTCAATGGCCTGAAAGCGGGCTCCTTTAAGTAGGCAGGTCGGAGAAAACGGGAGAC is a genomic window of Bacteroidota bacterium containing:
- the sixA gene encoding phosphohistidine phosphatase SixA — translated: MFIYILRHGIAVQRGTASFPDDDRPLTDDGKEKMRKGAKGIAAVIGKIDLILTSPLIRAHDTAKIAADALGADHKVEVCRELLPGSSAKKLMLYLAKYKNLEDVMLVGHEPDLGFLASALLGSEHSIIEFKKGALCCIEVSGMPPRSAGTLRWHLQPKQLRDLK
- a CDS encoding (Fe-S)-binding protein yields the protein MGLSNILFTALLVASFLFFGTSVRRLLAYLQTGKPEDRFDRPFVRLRNVVKVALLQSKILREPLAGLLHVAIFWGFLALIAAVVESIGEGIAGHFSLRFLGGIYSLLTFTQEIFCLLVIVSVAVALWRRFVSKVKRLQVDAHGNADAAVILVWILLIVSSLLLQNASRISLGEYSAGLNYPLSSSLAGLFSGDAASSVWSRIFWWMHIVLVLGFLNYLPYSKHLHVLTSIPNVYFSSLKARGALKPIDLADESAVKFGAADVDDLTWKQLLDGYTCTECGRCDSVCPANLTGKKLSPRKIIVDTRRRTMEKAPLAAAGEENSDVMARTLVDTYISEDEIWACTTCMACVNECPVTIEHVDEIVDLRRGLVLNESRFPAELRATFDNLERNFTPWGFSHSSRADWAEGLEIPRTSDGGGADVLFWVGCAGAFDARYRKVTQSFAKLMKHAGVKFAILGVEEKCNGDAARRMGNEYLAQSLMTENVATLNGYGVKKIVTTCPHCFHSLKNEYPQFGGTYEVVHHTDFLLNLVQSGKIAPSRSQTGAITFHDSCYLARYNGVVDSPRSLLRAIPRTSLVEMPRSKDRGLCCGAGGGRMWMEEKEGKRINIERTEEALSTHAGAIGTACPFCMTMMSDGVKAKEAGDRVQVKDVAELLWEAVEPIKA
- a CDS encoding helix-turn-helix domain-containing protein, which encodes MSDAAAARRMEWMREFEEKKSVPSICQKYSISRKTFYKWLKRYKRSSNDALSLGDRSRRPHHSPRATPPPIVQRLRELREKTGFGQKRLKLYLSIWYDIELSESAIWKLLKKSGVDMKQKKSHRRKLRPNDALLPGDRVILMFKFIAKGEGEQQYVQYSAIDECSRLRITKIYGRHSTLSALDFIQFSLMHFPFLIRYIQTPLDSVFASVSKPRSRTHAFTMNLRRLGIKHEVPSKKKLAVNRFMERVRRFDEVEPYTTRPFSAPDELQQEAARYLYRYNNERPNPLIENMAPVEKLRTYQQFNGIAVFDPYSLSR
- a CDS encoding ATP-binding protein, giving the protein MIHIQTKITLTYLALAVVIIVAVGVITSLEIESLFEDRLVHQLEQQADIVHHLLMDRQFGNDRGRAASIQQLADVLGARVTLVSADGTVVADSDVPFDKLSAVENHLLRPEIQEAIAKPIGTNIRRSATVGRDFLYVAKQYRDSVPSPAMDSIRFIRVSAHMEEMKENVRDIRWKILWAGLITLTLVVGVSMYVSRRISRPMVAIAENVEKIRLGDLEKHIETTTNDEIGHVARAVNELVDKLKADIVELKKLQRARSEFLGNVSHELRTPIFTLQGYLETLLNGAVDDPAVNRLFIEKASAHAARLNALLNDLIDISRIESGEMKMSFRYFRVNEFLELVVNDFQRAAAQRRVTLRLSAETGDEVEVFGDKERLRGVLSNLIDNAIKYNREGGDVLVSTEPEENKVRIVVSDTGAGIGEEHLTRIFERFYRIDKDRSREVGGTGLGLAIVKHIVEAHGSKVEVRSVVGKGTSFSFLLKI
- a CDS encoding DUF4905 domain-containing protein; translated protein: MDISSLFQQRHLKPLWSYSTAGVLWRLLFSETNFIVGEERDTDAKQASFFCLNAANGDVLWKSASFGEPWWIGIEGIVHDKVFLHGFRKPDMPEHGKIIAVDLGTGKELWRNNDFAFYSASPGRVFAYRDFFEKRLFYELDAATGEFIQEFSEPPVELPETKNRYRGRENFLFPEFLTEDTPEFPIVAPLVERFCGRSAIHGPVEYVRTGGKLVFNYHATLSHDEEKNVDLLENKLCIVDEANGKQVYADVVNSSTPGAVPDSFFVDDTMMYYIKEKKTLVAVPLVNR
- a CDS encoding response regulator transcription factor, giving the protein MQKTILVVDDEKDIVEMLQYNLEKEGYKVLTARNGKQALEQVKKHVDLILLDIMMTEMNGLDVLRELKRVERTKSIPVVFLTAKGSEVDEVIGLELGAEDYIVKPISIKKLIARVRTAIRRDAKDDAASEASNLLRIDDLEINVPNYTVTLGAKGLVFPKKEFETLVYLVRHRGRVISRDVLLNAVWGEGVFVVDRTVDVHIRKIREKLGKYADMIETVKGVGYRFKA
- a CDS encoding thymidylate kinase, whose translation is MSHKKKTFYGIGLPYVDVSDLSGKLIVIEGTDGVGRSTQLEELKKWLEVKGYGVTTTGWTRSPLMEKAINEAKSGHTLNFDTFSLLYAADFADRLEHEVIPALRAGFVVLADRYIHTAFARSSVRGGDRQWIRKVFGFAVEPDAVFYMRITLEDLIPRVINSHTLHKRYWEEQSGEGLDYWESGMDMRLGDDFYDSFVEYQKLILKEFDKMTNEFNFQVIDAAKSFEDTNRALKQGILAVLEDEESEEKPRRH
- a CDS encoding PhzF family phenazine biosynthesis isomerase, which produces MKSLTVKHIDAFTAKPFAGNPAAVVLSGDGLTEKQMQDVAREMNLSETAFVLSPSTKNADVRIRWFTPSNEVALCGHATIASFHALAEEHSLGMQKNGSYPFRLETASGILDILVVKEKGKATVKFSLPMPHFNKNQHLKTDFKASLGMDEAGFDKRLPCVVSVNAYIPVRRLSDLYDLRPDFQLMKKMLARKKILGLCVFSTETIDRASTFHSRFFAPNDGIDEDPVTGSANGPLGVYMVEQGLVGKSDGAIEMIGEQGDIIGRAGRVKVEVRVEGGKPKSVAIVGSGVTVLEGALTL
- the tmk gene encoding dTMP kinase — protein: MARLFDQPRPYPGILIIVEGIDGSGKSTQLQLLQKWLLNSKYRVFFTEWNSSALVNETIKRGKKKNLLTPTTFSILHATDFADRLAHLIIPPLKAGMIVCADRYVYTAFARDVVRGVHPEWVRNLYGFAVKPDIQFYFKVPIEVSLKRILNGRIELKFHEAGMDLGLSDDPRESFRLFQSKILEEYDKISAEYGLTVIDATDSIQKQQSIVRDIVRERLKDYKPTPFLQKKENVYVA